In Streptomyces sp. NBC_01439, the following are encoded in one genomic region:
- a CDS encoding SRPBCC family protein, giving the protein MPRTFTVSDSIVVHVSPADVYRHVSDPARMGDWSPENLGATVHGGAGETRVGTVFDGRNKRGAFRWTTRCTVTALEQDRLFRFRVHAIGVRRPRLPRPIATWEYRFEPVPEGTRVTETWTDDRRSWPDFAAHAFDRVATREHTFADFQRRNIAATLRNLKKALEPASEMR; this is encoded by the coding sequence ATGCCTCGTACGTTCACCGTGTCCGACAGCATCGTCGTCCACGTCAGTCCCGCCGACGTCTACCGGCACGTGTCCGATCCTGCCCGGATGGGCGACTGGAGCCCGGAGAACCTCGGCGCCACCGTGCACGGAGGAGCCGGGGAGACGCGCGTCGGGACGGTGTTCGACGGGCGCAACAAGCGCGGGGCCTTCCGGTGGACCACCCGGTGCACGGTGACGGCGCTCGAACAGGACCGGCTGTTCCGGTTCCGGGTGCACGCCATCGGGGTGCGGCGCCCCCGGCTGCCCAGACCCATCGCCACCTGGGAGTACCGCTTCGAGCCGGTTCCCGAGGGCACTCGGGTGACCGAGACGTGGACGGACGACCGCCGCTCGTGGCCGGACTTCGCGGCCCACGCCTTCGACCGGGTCGCCACGCGGGAACACACCTTCGCCGATTTCCAGCGCAGGAACATCGCAGCCACCCTGCGCAACCTCAAAAAGGCTTTGGAACCGGCGTCCGAGATGCGGTAA
- a CDS encoding N-formylglutamate amidohydrolase: MDHAAESFQLLPGAAASPVILHVPHSSRTVPGPVRSGIVLDDAALERELDHITDSHTADIAAAAAAGCALTPWRFVNGLSRLVIDPERFPDEREEMLAVGMGAVYTRTTHRERLRADGFDGRALVDRYFHPYAEAMERAVEDRLEAVGRAVIIDVHSYPSEPLPYELHGAGPRPPICLGTDPFHTPAALLASAEKAFAGFGGTGLDSPFAGTYVPLRHYGRDRRVSALMVEIRRDTYMSEPGGPAGPGLAALAAAVTELVDGLPL; the protein is encoded by the coding sequence ATGGACCATGCCGCCGAGTCCTTCCAACTCCTTCCCGGAGCCGCCGCGTCACCGGTGATCCTGCACGTACCGCACTCCTCGCGCACCGTCCCCGGGCCCGTACGCAGCGGGATCGTGCTGGACGACGCGGCGCTGGAGCGGGAACTGGACCACATCACCGACTCACACACCGCGGACATCGCCGCGGCCGCCGCCGCCGGATGCGCCCTCACGCCGTGGCGGTTCGTCAACGGGCTGTCCCGCCTCGTCATCGACCCCGAGCGCTTCCCCGACGAGCGCGAGGAGATGCTGGCCGTGGGCATGGGAGCGGTGTACACGCGCACCACGCACCGGGAGCGCCTGCGGGCGGACGGCTTCGACGGCCGCGCCTTGGTCGACCGCTACTTCCACCCGTACGCGGAGGCGATGGAGCGGGCCGTGGAGGACCGACTGGAGGCCGTCGGCCGCGCCGTGATCATCGACGTGCACTCGTACCCGTCGGAGCCCCTCCCCTACGAACTGCACGGCGCCGGCCCGCGACCGCCGATCTGCCTGGGCACGGACCCCTTCCACACCCCGGCCGCCCTGCTCGCCTCGGCCGAGAAGGCTTTCGCCGGCTTCGGCGGCACGGGGCTCGACAGTCCCTTCGCGGGCACGTACGTACCGCTGCGGCACTACGGCAGGGACCGGCGCGTCAGTGCCCTGATGGTCGAAATCCGCAGGGACACCTACATGTCCGAGCCGGGCGGCCCCGCCGGACCCGGCCTCGCCGCGCTGGCGGCGGCCGTGACCGAACTCGTGGACGGCCTGCCCCTGTGA